The Bradyrhizobium sp. CCBAU 051011 DNA segment TTGGCGATACGCTGAAGCGTGAGGGTGAGCCAGGCGAACGGATCGACGTTGTTCATCTTCGCTGTCTGCAGCAGCGTTGCGATGGTCGCCCAGGTTCGCCCGCCGCCGTCGCTGCCAGCGAAGAGGCTATTCTTTCTCGTAATTGTTTGTGGCCTGATGGCGCGTTCGACGATGTTGGAGTCGAGCTCGATGCGACCATCGGTCAGGAAGCGCTCGAAGATGGCACGGCGCGAGACGGCATAGCGGATCGCCTCGGCCAGTTTTGATTTGCCGGAGATCCGCCGCAAGCTCTGCTGCCAGAGGTCGAAGAGATCTGCGACGACCGCTGCGGAGGCTTGCTGGCGCGCGGCAACGCGTGCGTCGGGGCTTTGACCGCGCACGGTCTTCTCGACCTGCCAGAGCTTTGCCATCCGCTCGACCGTCGTCGTTGCCACTCTCGAGCTTCCTGCAACATGCAGCTCGTAGAACTTGCGTCTGCTGTGTGACCAGCAGCCAGCCAAGGTGATGCCATCATTGCCGCGATCGGGTCGCGCCAACTTGTTATAGGCGGCATAGCCATCCACCTGCAGGATGCCGCGATAACCATTGAGATGCCGGACCGCGCATTCGCCGGAGCGGCTGTCTTCGAAGCGATAAGCCACCATCGGGGGACCGCTGCGGCCAAAGGTTCGGTCATCTCTGGCATAGGCCCATAAGTAGGCCGTCTTCGCCGATCCGGAGCCCGGAGCGAGTGTCGGCAAGGTGGTTTCGTCGGCAAAGACCCGTTCGGCCTTCTTGACCTCGCTGAAGATGTAGTCGGCTACGATCTCCAGCTCGAAGCCGAGCTTGCCCATCCATTGCGCCATCAGCTGGCGGTCGAGCCCGACCTTGTCGCGGGCGTAGATGGCCTCCTGCCGGTAGAGCGGCTGGCCATCGGCATATTTGGAGACGGCGATCTGGGCCAGAAGCGCTTCCGTCGGAATGCCTCCTTCAATGATATGGGCCGGGGCCGGCGCCTGGATTACGCCGTCCGCGTTCTTGAAGGCATACTTGGGACGGCGCGTGACGATCACACGGAACTTCGCTGGCACCACATCCAGGCGCTCCGACACGTCCTCGCCGATCAGCACCTTCTGCTTGCCGGCATGCTTAGCCAGCTCTTCCGGCTCAATGACGGTTTCGATCCGTTCCAGATGGGGTGCAAAGCCCTTGCGCCGGCGCGGTGCACGCTTGCCTTCCGCTTGCTCACGGCCCTTGCTGACCTGGGCCTTGATCGCGGCGATGCCGGTCTCGATCTCCTCGAAGACAAAGGCCCGCTGTTCATCGTCGCCGTTCACAGAGCCGAGCTTTTCCGATCGTCGGCCGAACCGGGCGCGGTCGAAGGCCTTCAGGATCTGCGTCAGCCGCTCGATGCGCGCATCGGCATCGGCGTTGCGCGCCCTGAGATCGGCGACTTCGCTCTCCAGAGCATCGGCGCGGGCCGCCTTCTCGGCCATGGCAAGCACCATGGCTTTCAACATCTCTACGTCATTCGGGAGGTTGAGATCGGGCGGCGTCATTGGCCCGACCAGAGCACATTTTGCCCCGTTTCTCTTGCCCTTTCAGCTCACTGATTCACTTCGCCGCAGCGCTTTTACCCAACAATCTCCGGCGGCTTGACCGCCACGGTCCGGACCCGCTTCCAGTCCATCCCATCCACCAGTGCCATCAACTGCGCCGGGTTGAGCTGCACCCGATGATGCCCGATCCGCGGCCAGCAGAACTTCGCCTTTTCAAGACGCTTTAAATAGAGGCACACGCCGGACCCATCCCACCATACGATCTTTATTCTGTCGGCTCTTTTGGCCCGGAAGACATAAAGCGCACCGTCGAACGGATCTGAGCCCGCATCGCGCACAAGCGCAACAAGGCCATCGATACCCTTGCGGAAGTCGACTGGATGGCTGGCGAGGAACACCTTCACACCCGAGGGAATCATGCCGAACGCACCGCCCGGATCACCCGCTGCAAGTGCGCCTCGTCGACGTCCACGCCGGCACGCACGACCACCTCGCCAATGGCAATCTCAATCACTGTGCCTGCCACAGACGCCACCACACCCTCGCAACTCGAGTGCCGCGAGCGATAATGCCGCTCGGCCCGAGCATCACGGCGCCAGGCGAACAGCTGCGACGGGTGAATGCCGATCCGGCGGGCGATCGCCGAGACGCTCGCGCCAGGCTCCAGCGCCTCTGTCACAACTTGCGCTTTGAACTCGTCCGACCAGCGTCGGCGAAGCTGCCGCGGCGCTCCCTCAAGACGGTCGGCGACCGCTTCGATCATATGGAAGGTTCTAGTTCCAGAACTAGGCGCAGACATAGAAGCTCACATCGGCTCACAAACTCAGCAGCCGATAGCCGATCGCTTATCCACTCCGCCAGACGGGGTTTCCTTGCCGCTTACGTATCCTCGAGATCGTGCAAAAGAATAACCGCCTAACTTCCGAGGTGATCGGCGCACTGGCGGGGCTTTCTGCTACCGCGTGTCAACGCCGACTGAAGAGACTCCGTTCGGAAGGTATTATCGAGGCCGATGTTTCAATCGTTTCGCCGAAAGCGGTGGGCAGACCTATTCAAATGCTGGTGCTGGTGACCCTGGAGCGAGAGCGTTCAGATATAATCGATAGATTCAAGAAGGCCATCAGATCATCAGTTGAGGTAGTCAACGGCTTCTACGTCACCGGCGACGCGGACTTTGTCCTGTACGTTACCGCGCCCACCATGGAAGATTATGAGGAGTTCACTCGGCGATTCTTCTATGTGAACCCGGACATCAAGAGCTTTAAAACTATGGTCGTATTGGATCGCGTAAAGGCGGGCTTTGCTGTCCCAGTTGAGACACCATCCGGGAATTGACTACACGCTGATGCAGACGCTTCACTCCGCGTTTTGAGGCGTTTCGCGCTCTTCGTGATTTAACGGATGGAACCGCCAATGAATTCGCTCGGCTTGTCCATATTGATGAAGAAGGCTTCGAAAAGCTTCCGTGCTCCCTTTTGGTACGACAGCCAGCGATAGAGTCTGCCATACTCGCTACCTGAGCGCACGACCTCCAATTGATCAGCGACCTTTGGTGAGTTGAGCCTCGCCCTTCGTTTGCTCAACCTCACGCAAGAGGGTCCAAGGTCGGTACCTAACCTCGCGCCGATACGTTCAAGCAGCACAATGCTGCCCCCGCTTCGCCGCCTGAGCATCGAAACTGAAATACATGCTGCCGATGCAACGTCGCCAAGCATAAGTCCGCCCCCGAGCCGGGCACGCCGAATGGCAGCCCCCTCCTTTAATCGATCGGCGCGTTTGCTTCCGGACGGAAGCGTGCGCAGGCCAACGCGAATCGCGACTAGGCAAACCGTCACCACCAGTTAATTATCCTGGCCTGGCCGCTGCTTGAAGCTCGCCTACGTCGCTCTCACCGGATCGATGTTGCGCATCCCGCAGTTTCATAGCGGTTTGATATTGGCCATAATGGCGCCATTGCTATTGCGACAATGGGCATCATCGCGCGAACCCGGATAACGGCAGTACTTGTGACTTGCCAGGCGATCCTTGGTTTCCTGATCGATAACACATGATTGACCGGCATCTCAGGTCGCATTCGATCAGAAAAGGCTCGGTGGAGGACCTTGTCTACTCGGATCAGGGGAACCGGGCGCCACGGAGTCACACATAGCTTCTTATCGGAAACGCCCTGCCCCACCCGCTTACTAGATGTGAGCTCTCAGGAGGTTGTCCATCCGGTCCTGAACGAGGAAGCTGAAGTTGTCGAAGCTTTAGCCAATCCCCGGAGAACCGAATGGACACCCATAAGAATGCGCCTCTGACGCCGAAAGGTCGAGAGGCGATGGTACGGAGCGTGATCGAGGGCGGGCTGACGAAGGCCGCAGCCGCGCTCCAGTTCAACGTCACAGCGAAGACGGTCGCCAAATGGGTCAAGCGCTTCCGCGCGGGAGGTGTTGATGGGTTGCGTGATCGCTCCTCACGCCCCCATTCATTGCCAAGCCAGACCCTGCCTGCCACATGCGCTTTAGTCGAGGCGCTGCGCCGTCAACGTTACGTCGGCAAGCAGATCGCGGCCGAGGTCGGCATCTCTCCGGCGACGGTCAGTCGCATCCTGCGACGATTGGGGTTGAACCGATTGCGCAACTTGGAACCGGCCGAACCGGTGCGGCGCTATGAACGTGAACATCCCGGTGAGCTGATCCACCTCGACATCAAAAAGCTCGGCAAGTTCAACCGGGTAGGCCATCGCATTACCGGCGATCGCACCGGTCAGAGCAGCCAGCGTGCCCGCGGCGAAGGGCCGGGCTGGGAATATGTCCACGTCTGTATCGATGATGCTTCCCGGATCGCCTTTAGCAAGGTCATGAAGAGCGAGCGACAGGGCTGCGCCGTCGCCTTCCTCAGGGCCGCAATCGCCTACTACGCAAGCCTGGGCGTCAAGGTCGAGCGGGTGATGACCGACAACGGATCTTGCTACAAATCCGTTGCCTTCCGCAAAGTCTGCAAGCGGCTCGGCCTCAAGCACATCCGCACCAAGCCATATACGCCGAAGACCAACGGCAAGGCCGAGCGCTTCATTCAGACCAGCCTGCGCGAGTGGGCCTATGCCCGCGCGTACAACACCTCAAAAGAACGAGCCGCCGAGCTGCCCAAATGGCTTCACCGCTACAATTGGCACCGGCCGCATGGCAGTATCGGTTCGATGCCGCCGATCAGCAGACTCGCTCTGACCAGGAACAACCTGTTGAGGCTCCACAGCTAGAGCCGAAGGTCATTCTTCAATTGCAAGGCAAACTCGATGAGGTCTCCTGTGGCCTTCCAGCATCTAGCAGACGAGATGCATCACGCGCCTCGAAATCGCACGGCTAGTGCTACAATTCCTCCGTCAAATGGGCGATAGATTCCATTTATGGTTCGACTGCCAAAACTAGTAGGCTTTTCCGGGTTGACAATCTCGGCCTCGAAGACCCCGCTCTGGTCATTCGTCCTGACACTGACATCTTGAAAATCCAAGAATTCACCAGTTGCCGGCGCATATGATTTGTATACGGCTTCCTTTATTGCCAACAACAATTTCGGGCCGAAGCGACTGCTGGACCACTCCTTGCGCTCGATTTCCTCGCAGGTGCATACGAACGGCAAAATGTCCGCTTCGAGCGGTTCTTGATCTTCAATGTCCAATCCCAGAGCGAGCACATTCTTGGAATTTCCGGCAACAGCTCCGCAATCAGACGAAGAGTGTGAAATGCTCCCGACGACCCCCGAAGGCCAAAGAGGAGCCCGATCCACTCTCGACAAAATCGGAACGGGAGCGAAACCCAATTTGCGCAGGGCCTCATGAGCGTGATGCCGTCCCCAGGCGAACTCACGCCGACGACGAAGCGAGACGTTCCCCAACATGTCGTCTTCAGCGGGAAATGGAAGGGGAAACGGGTCATATATTGATCCGCCGGAAAAGCTGATGTCGTGTGCCAAAGCTGCACCGATAGCAGCCCCTAACGTCGTGAGCGTTTTCATAGATTGGGCGAACCTTGTTCTGGAAAAGTGTGAAGCTGCAAATCTGAGCTTGCTTTTCGGTAGCTAACCTGAGACCGCAGGCCACTCAAGGCCCTCAGCGTCAAAGACGAGGTCATGCTCTGCGACGCTCGATATTTCGACGGCAGGATCGGACGGATCGAGCGTGCATCGGACGAGCTCTGAGCTGACGCGACCAGCTTTCGAGATCGCCAGCCCTCGCGCGCCACACCTCGCTGGCCGAATTGCATCACCATTGTCGGGGCTGTCGCAGAGTGCTCAGAGTGAATGGGTACGGCTTTGAACAAACGGTGAGGGAGAGATCGGGGCGGATTGGTACTTTGCTTGTGGACCTCGAGCAGAATTATGTCGTCTATGTGCAATCTAACGTGTGGGGCCGACCCTCCATTATGATGTCGACCCACGAGGGCGACTTTGTGATGCGCGCACGTGCAACGAGCTCCATTCCTTTCGCTCACTGCATTTGATCCGTGCCGCGACCGATGAACTCGAGCACCGACTGCGCCTTGTGGATCTCACGTGCGATGCAATTGAAGATCCGGGTCGCAGATTCAAGTGTGACGACAAGTCCAACCCTCTCGCATGATAGCTCAAAATGGTGCGCAACCTGTTCGTTGGTGGGTGCAATGCCACTTTGCAGCGAGCTCATCGCTAATGATGCGAGCATGTGCTCGACCACGTCTTTTTCGGCCTGAGTCAAGAAATGCTTCCTTCTGAATGTTGGCTCGCCTGTTATCGACGTTGTGGTCGCCCTCGAAAGACCGCCAGCCGCTCCGCCTCCCGCGCCCTGTGTTGCCTCGAGGGTCACATCATGCGCCTCACGAAACTTGGCGCGAGACAACTTCCGTCGATTTCCAGGATCTACTTCTGGCGCTGCGGGAGGCAGAGCAAGGCTCAAAGACGACTTTGCGCATACGATTCCGAAGGTTCGAGACATTTGCCAGATCCGCAGCCTCCCCTATAGGGCGCTTCGCCGTGACACGAACTCAAAAACTGTGGCGTCGACTTCTGCACGCGTAGCTGGATCCGCAAGTACACGAACATTGTGACCGTGCCGGCGCAACAGCCGGGCCGCGGTGAGCAGTAGCCTGAGGTTTCCCAACGTTCCGTGCAAAACAAGGATAGCGCAAGACTTCACAGAGATTTAAGCTCCTTCGCAGTGGTACCGCACTTCTAAGAAATACGGCGCGCTCGCCACTTGCTACAACGATCGGCTGCACGTGCGCGACCCTAAGAAGACCGTAACGTGCCACGCGGCCCAGCCAGTGCGGCGCACGCTTCACCCACATGGGCGACTCTGCCTTACGGGAGGCCGGCCGCCCCAACCGCTTGCACGGACTGATCTAGCTCCCACGTCGCACCACTACGAGCCTTCTTGGATTTGTAGAATCTTCGATCCTTGACTCCGATCTGTTTCGACCTTCCATCACGCGAAGTGACTCAGCCTCTCGAAGACGCACACTGACTGAAAGCGTGCTCGCCAAGACACGAAGCTCTCACTGCTAACGTCCGTGGCACTCAAATTTGAGCTGCAAATGATGGGCTTTGGTCAACATTTTTCAAGCCTACAACCTGACGCAACGTGAGATTCAAGCTGTTTTTGTCGGGCTTGCGGTCTTTCGGGATTTGGGTACCCGATGTGCGGTCTACATTTTTCCGCAAGCAGCCTCGTCGTCAGTCACTTGCTGTTGCAGCCAGCGGCCATGCCGCAACATCAGGCTCATCGACGACGCGTCCGACCTGGATTGATAAGGCGCGGCGAGATCTGGGCCATCGCTTGCGGCAAGAATTATGCAGGCAAGCCGCGCCCACTCGTCATCGTGCAGGAAGGCAGTTTCAATCTCACCGACTCAATCACCACTTGCGCCTTCACCACCTATCCGACGGATGGCCGTTGTTCCGGCTCATCATCGAGCTGAATGGGTGCAACGGCCGCTCGCGACATGCTGACTAATGGTAGACAAAATCACAACCGCTCCCAACGCCAAAGTCGGCAGGCGTGTTGGTCGTCCCATCGACGAGATATCGACGGCTCAATCAGCGATGATGGTGTTCCTCGCATGGCCGTATCACCTAGCAACAATAAGCGAAGTTGTGGCCGCTGCTAAAACCGCCAATCCGCGCATAGGTAGCCTTTATCAGCAGGGAAGGCCCCCTCAACGCTCAACACGAGATCCGGCTAGCCACCCTTGCCTAGCATTAGTGAACCTCCTCCGAATTGATGGACACCTGTAGTAGGCTCGAAGAGCCAGGAGGTGTCGGATGGAAGGACGTCAACGTCGGTCGTTTACGGACGACTACAAGCGGCAAGCGGTTGATCTCGTAGCGTCGAGCGGGCGCTCGATCGGATCTGTTGCCAAGGAGCTTGGGCTGCGCGATTCCGTGCTGCGGCGGTGGATGGAGCAGCGAGGGGCTCGGCTGGAGCCGACGGCGGCGACGCGGCGCCCCACAACGCAGGCGACGCTGCCGTCGGCGGACCACGCGGCAGAGATCGCGCGTTTGCAGCGAGAGAACGAGCGGCTGCGCATGGAGCGCGACATTTTAAAAAAGTCGATCGCGATCTTTGCTGGAACACGGACATGAGATTCCGCTTCATCGAAGATCGCCGCGCCGACTATCCGGTGACGCTCCTGTGCGACGTGCTCGGCGTCTCGCCGGCCGGCTATTATGCCTGGCGCTCGCGCCCGGAGAGCCGACGATCTGCTGCCAATCGTGACCTCGTCGACGACATCAGGCGGGTCCACCGCGACACCCGCGGGCGTTATGGCAGCCCGCGTATCCATGTCGAGTTGAAGGCTCAGGGCCGCGGGGCGAGCCGTGGTCGCATCGAGCGGTTGATGCGGCGTCACGGCATCAGGGCCATCATGGCGCGGCCACGCCGGGTGCGGACCACCGACAGCCGCCACGACCTGCCGATCGCCCCGAATCTGCTCGACCGCAACTTCATCGCCACTGCTCGGAACCAGATCTGGCTGGCCGATATCACCTACATCGAGACCGATCCGGGTTGGCTCTATCTGGCCGCCGTCATGGATCTGTACAGCCGCAGGATTGTCGGCTGGGCGATGGCGGATCATTTGCGCGCCGACCTGCCCTTGGCGGCTTTGCGGATGGCGATCTCGGCGCAGCGGTCAAGTGCCGGCCTGATCCACCATTCCGATCGCGGCGTTCAATATGCCTCGGCGGATTACCGCAAGCTGATGCAATCCGCCGGCCTCAGGGCGTCAATGAGCCGCAAGGGCGACTGCTATGACAATGCTCCGATGGAGAGCTTCTTTCACACGCTCAAGACGGAGCTCGTCCACCACAGGCACTATGCAACACGGGCAGAAGCCACACGGGATATCTTTGCCTATATCGAGGGCTTCTACAATCGGACTCGTCGTCACTCCGCCATCGGCTTTATCAGCCCGATCGAGATGGAGCTAAAAGCAGCTTAACCCTGTCCATTTTTTCGGGGGAAGATCATTAGTGTCCATGCCTCGTGCCAGTCACCTAGTTTGCGATAGCGTTTCAACCATGGTTTTAAGAAATTATCTGCATAAAGGAGGCAAAGCGGATGGTTGTCATTGGCAGCGGCCGATTTTAGGAAAATAAGTGCGGTGAAGCGATCCACTATTCCCCCAATATATGGAGTCGCTCCGCAAGAAGACCGCCGGAAGACCGTTATCAAGGCCTACCGCAAAGCGTAGCCAAGAATGTATGCCGCTGTTGCCGGCGACTTCTGA contains these protein-coding regions:
- a CDS encoding IS481 family transposase, whose protein sequence is MDTHKNAPLTPKGREAMVRSVIEGGLTKAAAALQFNVTAKTVAKWVKRFRAGGVDGLRDRSSRPHSLPSQTLPATCALVEALRRQRYVGKQIAAEVGISPATVSRILRRLGLNRLRNLEPAEPVRRYEREHPGELIHLDIKKLGKFNRVGHRITGDRTGQSSQRARGEGPGWEYVHVCIDDASRIAFSKVMKSERQGCAVAFLRAAIAYYASLGVKVERVMTDNGSCYKSVAFRKVCKRLGLKHIRTKPYTPKTNGKAERFIQTSLREWAYARAYNTSKERAAELPKWLHRYNWHRPHGSIGSMPPISRLALTRNNLLRLHS
- a CDS encoding IS3 family transposase (programmed frameshift), whose product is MEGRQRRSFTDDYKRQAVDLVASSGRSIGSVAKELGLRDSVLRRWMEQRGARLEPTAATRRPTTQATLPSADHAAEIARLQRENERLRMERDILKKSIANLCWNTDMRFRFIEDRRADYPVTLLCDVLGVSPAGYYAWRSRPESRRSAANRDLVDDIRRVHRDTRGRYGSPRIHVELKAQGRGASRGRIERLMRRHGIRAIMARPRRVRTTDSRHDLPIAPNLLDRNFIATARNQIWLADITYIETDPGWLYLAAVMDLYSRRIVGWAMADHLRADLPLAALRMAISAQRSSAGLIHHSDRGVQYASADYRKLMQSAGLRASMSRKGDCYDNAPMESFFHTLKTELVHHRHYATRAEATRDIFAYIEGFYNRTRRHSAIGFISPIEMELKAA
- a CDS encoding Lrp/AsnC family transcriptional regulator; amino-acid sequence: MQKNNRLTSEVIGALAGLSATACQRRLKRLRSEGIIEADVSIVSPKAVGRPIQMLVLVTLERERSDIIDRFKKAIRSSVEVVNGFYVTGDADFVLYVTAPTMEDYEEFTRRFFYVNPDIKSFKTMVVLDRVKAGFAVPVETPSGN
- a CDS encoding IS66 family transposase, with translation MTPPDLNLPNDVEMLKAMVLAMAEKAARADALESEVADLRARNADADARIERLTQILKAFDRARFGRRSEKLGSVNGDDEQRAFVFEEIETGIAAIKAQVSKGREQAEGKRAPRRRKGFAPHLERIETVIEPEELAKHAGKQKVLIGEDVSERLDVVPAKFRVIVTRRPKYAFKNADGVIQAPAPAHIIEGGIPTEALLAQIAVSKYADGQPLYRQEAIYARDKVGLDRQLMAQWMGKLGFELEIVADYIFSEVKKAERVFADETTLPTLAPGSGSAKTAYLWAYARDDRTFGRSGPPMVAYRFEDSRSGECAVRHLNGYRGILQVDGYAAYNKLARPDRGNDGITLAGCWSHSRRKFYELHVAGSSRVATTTVERMAKLWQVEKTVRGQSPDARVAARQQASAAVVADLFDLWQQSLRRISGKSKLAEAIRYAVSRRAIFERFLTDGRIELDSNIVERAIRPQTITRKNSLFAGSDGGGRTWATIATLLQTAKMNNVDPFAWLTLTLQRIANGWPSSEIDALMPWNHAA
- a CDS encoding 4'-phosphopantetheinyl transferase, whose product is MKTLTTLGAAIGAALAHDISFSGGSIYDPFPLPFPAEDDMLGNVSLRRRREFAWGRHHAHEALRKLGFAPVPILSRVDRAPLWPSGVVGSISHSSSDCGAVAGNSKNVLALGLDIEDQEPLEADILPFVCTCEEIERKEWSSSRFGPKLLLAIKEAVYKSYAPATGEFLDFQDVSVRTNDQSGVFEAEIVNPEKPTSFGSRTINGIYRPFDGGIVALAVRFRGA
- the tnpB gene encoding IS66 family insertion sequence element accessory protein TnpB (TnpB, as the term is used for proteins encoded by IS66 family insertion elements, is considered an accessory protein, since TnpC, encoded by a neighboring gene, is a DDE family transposase.), with the protein product MIPSGVKVFLASHPVDFRKGIDGLVALVRDAGSDPFDGALYVFRAKRADRIKIVWWDGSGVCLYLKRLEKAKFCWPRIGHHRVQLNPAQLMALVDGMDWKRVRTVAVKPPEIVG